The Hydra vulgaris chromosome 11, alternate assembly HydraT2T_AEP genome contains a region encoding:
- the LOC136087098 gene encoding protein GVQW3-like, which translates to MANIHTTSILHGNQAPKYSTVAKWATLFKDGRESLEDDPHSGHSRTTYTAENIERVRAIIEENPHATHDIIEALTSINRFTINEIIHNALKKLTSRYRLTRGVSWIPHELIDQNRKNRVEACKENLALFRNGPWRLCDIITGDELWFYLRQVGHKSANASWVGEGESPRTI; encoded by the exons ATGGCTAACATACATACCACATCGATAC TTCATGGTAACCAAGCTCCAAAATATAGTACAGTTGCCAAGTGggctactttatttaaagatggtaGAGAGAGTCTCGAAGATGATCCTCACTCAGGGCACTCTCGAACCACGTATACAGCTGAGAATATTGAACGTGTGCGAGCCATTATTGAAGAAAATCCGCATGCAACACATGATATAATTGAAGCCCTAACATCGATTAATCGTTTTACAATCAACGAAATCATTCACAACGCACTTAAAAAACTAACATCACGTTATCGATTAACTCGTGGGGTATCATGGATACCCCACGAGTTAATCGATCAAAATCGCAAGAATAGAGTTGAGGCATGTAAGGAAAATTTAGCCCTTTTCAGAAACGGCCCATGGAGACTATGTGATATTATTACAGGGGATGAGTTGTGGTTTTATTTGAGACAAGTTGGACACAAGTCGGCTAATGCTAGTTGGGTCGGTGAAGGTGAAAGTCCGAGAACTATATAG
- the LOC124813292 gene encoding uncharacterized protein LOC124813292 isoform X3, which translates to MMAEKHQQKLLRVCRICGNLTGKDSIKTISRRDRIYNIFKINIAEDCLDVHPAQMCLKCNATMVNYENRGNKTFNVIPKIWLKCQANECNCVFGKAGRKPKPNVGRPGAFKRWTQINLNLFLKSLPLPLNQDQYSELNLELNPHLTLCICKVCEKIMHQPVMIKDCQHSFCSRCIALLIKGKLENEAKCPICSTCIMVNNLCSSVHVSEMIKHSYIACKFCEKKILFKDKYECHDCQNDHLKREHSTIIDDFYKVNKSSDISRNIEAAVVQVIKHKLEHSKTTTIEFPSGGPRPLCLTVTPKAYKESASCSTSTLKKRNRLLMEEVSHQIGISKDSQVMQTAVMLKSFDYNQKRKILENANVGVVEFSAEELVAFKADVGIPWNKLKTMSRWLNSRNVQTASNSKQRVVANTWAGNDLIVLDENFTFQNENNKSTLEIKHAPWAYIENLPSNIENRLNVLQSFRLIKQNGIKCDEIHIKIGGDYGGGSFKMSYQIVNQDQPNSKSNSIVFSTFEAKDYRTNLIVGLSRYTLQVDEIQNMIWQNCNVRVFMFGDYDFLCSVYGVTGAIGRHCCLFCDITKKDVQLAPLCREHVVSQRSLNSLNNDFHRFQSNGGNLKNAKLFNNVINETLFNIPLDQVAVPALHISLGTYLKFFNMFEDECHLIDIKLAGELALKNNIIGKADFDKYVNMHVQSNFVKCVIEDCDNKIALLQDTISLKVICEPDKTEEIRNIYTPRIVYYDLIKNDKIKELSSLNEANVLDKTSGPCIQQLDEVLKANKVERQAYHGKCFVGNHVHIMLKPQPLLDLCNSIPKLISTLGFIGTDIHLLSVKVSQNFRQLFHYYSKCHKLMNSSQSFQENDIQELDLAIRTLMEYYRLTWPSASVTPKMHLLESHVIQFIQKWGLGIGVYGEQGGESLHAEFNNLNRLFWHMKGCSRLKSTLKEHYLRNHPKAKAMKPEIKKRKKNV; encoded by the exons ATGATGGCtgaaaaacatcaacaaaaattaCTGAGAGTATGCAGAATTTGTGGAAATTTGACTGGAAAAGACTCTATAAAAACCATCAGTAGGCGTGatagaatttataatatttttaaaataaatattgctgaaGATTGTTTAGATGTTCATCCAGCACAAATGTGTTTGAAATGCAATGCAACTATGGTGAATTATGAAAACCGAggtaataaaactttcaatgttataccaaaaatttggttaaaatgTCAAGCAAATGAGTGTAATTGTGTATTTGGTAAAGCTGGTCGAAAACCAAAGCCAAATGTAGGAAGACCAGGAGCATTTAAAAGATGGACGCAAATAAACCTTAATCTGTTTCTAAAATCCTTACCCTTACCTTTGAACCAAGATCAGTATTCTGAATTAAATCTTGAGCTTAATCCTCATTTAACATtatgtatttgtaaagtttgtgaaaaaataatgcATCAACCAGTTATGATTAAAGATTGTCAGCATTCTTTTTGTAGCCGATGCATTGCATTGCTTATTAAAGGTAAACTAGAAAATGAAGCAAAATGTCCTATATGTTCAACCTGTATCATGGTTAATAACCTTTGCAGTTCTGTGCATGTATCAGAAATGATAAAACATTCATATATAGCATgcaaattttgtgaaaaaaaaattctttttaaagacAAATATGAATGTCATGATTGCCAAAACGATCATTTAAAGAGAGAGCATAGTACAATCATTGATGATTTCTATAAAGTCAATAAATCAAGTGATATCTCTCGAAATATTGAAGCTGCAGTCGTGCAGGTCATTAAGCACAAACTTGAGCATTCGAAAACAACTACAATAGAATTTCCATCTGGTGGGCCAAGA cctCTTTGCTTAACTGTAACACCTAAAGCTTACAAGGAAAGTGCATCATGCAGTACAAGTAcgcttaaaaaaagaaacagactTCTAATGGAGGAGGTTAGTCATCAGATTGGAATTTCTAAAGATTCACAAGTAATGCAAACTGCAGTTATGCTAAAATCATTTGATTATAAtcaaaagagaaaaattttggaaaatgcTAACGTTGGAGTTGTTGAATTTTCTGCAGAAGAATTGGTTGCTTTTAAAGCTGATGTGGGGATACCATggaataaactaaaaacaatgtctag ATGGTTGAATTCAAGAAATGTCCAGACTGCTTCTAACAGTAAACAAAGAGTTGTTGCAAATACCTGGGCAGGTAATGATCTTATTGTGTTGGATgagaattttacatttcaaaatgaaaataataagtcTACTCTTGAAATCAAACATGCTCCCTGGGCATACATAGAAAATCTACCTTCAAATATTGAAAACCGGCTAAATGTTCTTCAAAg tttcaggttaataaaacaaaatggaatAAAGTGTGATGAAATCCACATAAAAATTGGTGGAGATTATGGAGGTGGTTCATTTAAAATGAGTTATCAAATAGTTAACCAAGATCAACCAAACTCAAAATCAAATAGTATTGTGTTCAGCACATTTGAAGCCAAAGACTATCGAACTAACCTTATAGTAGGACTGTCTCGTTACACATTGCAAGTTGATGAGATACAAAACATGATATGGCA aaattGCAATGTTCGTGTCTTTATGTTTGGTGATTATGATTTTCTTTGCAGCGTATATGGAGTTACAGGAGCTATTG GTCGGCATTGCTGTCTTTTTTGTGACATCACCAAAAAAGATGTCCAACTAGCTCCATTATGTAGAGAGCATGTTGTTTCACAAAGGTCTTTAAACTCCTTAAACAATGACTTTCATCGTTTTCAAAGTAATGGAGGAAATTTGAAAAATGCTAAATTATTCAACAatgtgatcaatgaaactttatttaatattccTCTAGACCAG GTTGCTGTACCTGCTTTACATATATCTTTGGGTacctatttaaagtttttcaacatgTTTGAAGACGAATGCCACTTAATAGATATAAAGCTTGCTGGAGAACTTGCTTtaaagaataatataattgGTAAAGCTGATTTTGACAAATATGTTAACATGCATGTTCAATCCAATTTTGTAAAATGTGTTATTGAAGACTGTGACAATAAAATTGCACTTCTACAAGACACAATTTCTCTAAAGGTTATATGTGAGCCAGATAAAACAGAAGAAATTAGGAACATATATACACCAAGAATAGTTTactatgatttaataaaaaacgacaag atAAAAGAATTAAGTTCATTAAATGAAGCAAACGTACTTGATAAAACTTCAGGTCCCTGCATTCAGCAACTTGATGAAGTGTTGAAGGCTAATAAAGTAGAAAGACAGGCTTATCATGGAAAATGCTTTGTTGGAAACCATGTTCACATAAtgcttaag cctCAGCCATTGTTAGATTTGTGCAATTCCATTCCAAAACTAATCTCAACTCTTGGTTTTATTGGCACCGATATTCATTTATTATCTGTTAAAGTGAGCCAGAATTTTAGGCagttatttcattattattcaaaatgtcATAAGCTCATGAACAGTTCGCAATCTTTTCAAGAGAATGATATTCAAGAATTAG acttAGCAATCCGTACGCTTATGGAGTATTATCGGTTGACTTGGCCAAGTGCATCTGTAACTCCAAAGATGCATTTGCTTGAATCCCATGTAATTCAATTTATTCAGAAATGGGGATTAGGCATTGGCGTTTATGGGGAACAAGGCGGCGAAAGTTTACATGCCGAATTTAACAACCTTAATCGTTTGTTTTGGCATATGAAAGGCTGTAGTCGTTTAAAAAGCACGCTGAAAGAACATTATCTCAGAAACCATCCGAAAGCTAAAGCTATGAaaccagaaataaaaaaaagaaaaaaaaatgtttag